In Halanaeroarchaeum sp. HSR-CO, one DNA window encodes the following:
- the prs gene encoding ribose-phosphate diphosphokinase, producing the protein MIVSTSDSQAVAAALAEATGDSLAETAYERFPDGELLVEVPPVDGRAVVVGSTISSDAHLELLLLQDAVREAGADEVVTVLPYMGYARQDEAFSEGQPVSARAVARAISPTTDRVVAVNLHEPAIADFFDVPVDAVDAAGVLADPLPSALESPVFLSPDEGAIDLAETVRDARGEGAVDYFEKDRDYDTGAVTITPSEVDVSDRDVVVVDDIVATGSTMSEAIAILQERGPNRVFVATVHPLFVGNARSKLANAGVEAVLGTDTIERAVSRTSVAPVIAEVL; encoded by the coding sequence ATGATCGTCAGCACGAGCGACTCCCAGGCCGTGGCCGCCGCGCTCGCCGAGGCGACCGGCGACTCGCTGGCCGAGACCGCCTACGAGCGATTCCCGGACGGCGAACTGCTGGTCGAGGTCCCCCCGGTCGACGGACGGGCCGTCGTCGTGGGGTCGACCATCTCCAGCGACGCCCACCTGGAACTACTGCTCCTGCAGGACGCCGTCCGCGAGGCGGGCGCCGACGAGGTCGTCACCGTCCTGCCTTACATGGGCTACGCTCGCCAGGACGAGGCCTTCAGCGAGGGACAACCCGTATCCGCCCGGGCGGTCGCTCGCGCTATCTCTCCCACCACGGACCGCGTCGTCGCGGTGAACCTCCACGAACCAGCCATCGCCGACTTCTTCGACGTCCCCGTCGACGCGGTCGACGCCGCCGGGGTGCTCGCCGACCCGCTCCCGTCGGCACTCGAATCGCCCGTGTTCCTCTCGCCCGACGAGGGAGCCATCGACCTCGCCGAGACTGTCAGGGACGCCCGCGGCGAGGGTGCGGTCGACTACTTCGAGAAGGACCGGGATTACGACACCGGCGCGGTCACCATCACCCCGAGCGAGGTCGACGTGTCGGACCGCGACGTGGTCGTCGTCGACGACATCGTCGCCACCGGGTCGACGATGAGCGAGGCCATCGCCATCCTCCAGGAGCGCGGCCCGAACCGTGTGTTCGTCGCCACCGTCCACCCGCTGTTCGTGGGCAACGCCAGAAGTAAACTGGCGAACGCCGGGGTCGAAGCCGTCCTGGGCACCGACACCATCGAGCGCGCCGTCTCGCGGACCTCCGTCGCGCCAGTCATCGCCGAGGTACTCTGA
- a CDS encoding PAS domain-containing protein — protein sequence MESPSPEGQNRRSPQGITALYVIFGVTWILVTDVLLSAVFASSDLTATAQMLKGLFFVGGTGLVLFALLQRRDRRIRANRQTLSIRERTIENAVDPIAAIDRAERYLFANEAYRELHGLSEGDVVGRTLESVLGETTYRRVSPHVETALEGGVATIEAERTHPRSGTRVLETRVFPLTNDDGEVAGVGATMRDITEQQDLERELRTTATRYRTLFDSIRDAILVADTDRRIVDCNQAFTDVFGYDRAEIEGEPTDLIYADSTAFEGMGAAIEAHEDDPSVFQTVQYETKAGRTFPGETSVFYHRDETGEITGFIGMIRDVSDRRHQLRQVKLLDTMLRHTVNNDMNVVMGYADLVDREVQAIADGDAIDTETVETVSEASEIIRDRCDRLVDAVEDQRSITRLLSDPPTTTEVDLVPRLQAVVDRARDQYPDASIQFEAQATPTVSAVQTVDQALQELVENAIEHATDANPAVDVVVDVHGDVASVAVADEGPPIPAMERHVLTGERDITQLYHGSGLGLWQVLLLVEQSDGTLEFGENDPRGNEVSIILPLADDQ from the coding sequence ATGGAGTCACCGTCCCCGGAGGGGCAGAACCGTCGCTCGCCCCAGGGCATCACGGCACTCTACGTGATCTTCGGCGTGACGTGGATTCTCGTCACTGACGTCCTGCTCTCCGCGGTCTTCGCAAGCAGCGACCTGACCGCGACTGCACAGATGCTCAAAGGACTGTTCTTCGTCGGCGGTACGGGGCTGGTCCTCTTCGCACTCCTCCAGCGACGTGATCGCCGCATCCGCGCGAACAGACAGACGCTCTCGATCCGCGAACGGACCATCGAGAACGCCGTCGACCCCATCGCCGCCATCGACCGAGCGGAGCGATATCTCTTCGCCAACGAGGCGTACCGCGAGTTACACGGTCTGTCGGAGGGCGACGTGGTCGGTCGGACCCTGGAGTCGGTACTGGGCGAAACGACGTACAGACGCGTCTCACCCCACGTCGAGACCGCCCTGGAGGGCGGGGTCGCCACGATTGAAGCGGAACGAACGCATCCGAGGAGCGGGACCCGCGTGCTGGAGACGAGGGTTTTCCCGCTGACGAACGACGACGGCGAAGTCGCAGGGGTGGGAGCCACGATGCGGGACATCACGGAACAACAAGACCTCGAACGCGAATTACGCACCACCGCTACGCGATACCGAACGCTCTTCGACAGTATCCGTGACGCTATCCTCGTCGCGGACACCGACCGCCGGATCGTCGACTGCAACCAGGCGTTTACGGACGTCTTCGGCTACGACCGCGCGGAGATCGAGGGGGAGCCGACCGACCTGATCTACGCCGACAGCACGGCGTTCGAGGGGATGGGTGCCGCCATCGAGGCCCACGAAGATGACCCGAGCGTCTTTCAGACGGTACAGTACGAGACGAAGGCCGGTCGAACCTTCCCGGGGGAGACCTCCGTGTTCTACCACCGAGACGAGACCGGCGAGATAACGGGCTTCATCGGGATGATACGGGACGTCAGCGACCGGCGCCACCAGCTTCGGCAGGTGAAACTCCTCGACACGATGTTGCGACACACCGTCAACAACGACATGAACGTCGTGATGGGCTACGCCGACCTCGTCGACCGCGAGGTGCAGGCGATCGCGGACGGCGACGCAATCGACACGGAGACGGTCGAAACGGTCTCCGAGGCGTCCGAGATCATCCGCGACCGCTGTGACCGACTCGTCGACGCCGTCGAGGACCAGCGCTCCATCACCCGACTCCTGTCCGATCCACCGACGACGACCGAGGTGGACCTGGTTCCGCGACTCCAAGCCGTGGTCGACCGGGCCCGGGACCAGTATCCAGACGCATCGATACAATTCGAGGCCCAAGCCACACCGACCGTCTCTGCCGTGCAGACCGTCGATCAGGCGCTCCAGGAACTCGTCGAGAACGCCATCGAGCACGCAACGGACGCGAACCCCGCCGTCGACGTCGTCGTCGATGTCCACGGGGACGTCGCCAGCGTCGCCGTCGCCGACGAAGGGCCCCCGATCCCCGCGATGGAACGACACGTCCTGACCGGCGAGCGGGACATAACCCAGCTCTATCACGGGAGTGGGCTCGGCCTCTGGCAGGTCCTGTTGCTGGTCGAACAGTCCGACGGCACACTCGAGTTCGGCGAGAACGACCCGCGGGGGAACGAGGTGTCGATCATTCTGCCCCTGGCCGACGACCAGTGA
- a CDS encoding PAS domain-containing sensor histidine kinase: MKRPPDDGAETTSSASGDDVLRRFAPHPYQSLDAAGRIRVVNDAWLDRLGYEREAVVGEPFADVLAPESKAAAEAHFEAFKREGQISDVEFELRRADGETIAVAFDGVIEYDEEGAFRRTHCQFTEITDRRDRRAALERTNTVLTTLLENLPFGVLIEDSDREIIGVNDALVEILGGPVAAEDLLGEDCAQAAEEVKDRFERPDAFIDRTETLLERREPVLNETLELANGDVVERSYVPYTLPEGDANFWIYRDVSDRVERERALESLHHSTRDLLDADDRTDLAERTVAAAKETLGYPISVVRLRSKERAILEPVAVTDEARSMLGERPAYPVGEGTAGTAYERGESLVIDDLEEWDDGYDRNRVRSAMYLPIGEYGVLGIGDAAVDAFDRSDVQLASILAMNAEAALRRMDRERDLHYQNERLEEFASIVSHDLRSPLNVASGRLELVREDCDSDHLDHVAAALSRMEEITENTLTLARQGKTVGETEPVAADALVEECWTMVDTGAATLAVDDAFTLEADPDRVRQLFENLFRNAVEHAGESVTVRIGRLGDHGFYVEDDGPGIPAEDRESVFEAGVSGSTDGTGFGLAIVRRIAEAHGWDVDVTDSESGGARFEFSGVEVD; encoded by the coding sequence ATGAAACGACCGCCCGACGATGGGGCCGAAACGACGTCGTCTGCGTCTGGTGACGACGTCCTTCGTCGATTCGCGCCACACCCCTACCAGTCGCTCGACGCGGCGGGGAGGATTCGCGTCGTCAACGACGCGTGGCTCGATCGGCTCGGATACGAACGCGAGGCGGTCGTCGGCGAGCCCTTTGCCGATGTTCTCGCCCCGGAATCGAAAGCGGCGGCCGAAGCGCACTTCGAGGCGTTCAAGCGAGAGGGGCAGATCTCCGACGTGGAATTCGAGCTTCGTCGCGCCGACGGAGAGACCATCGCGGTCGCCTTCGACGGCGTGATCGAGTACGACGAGGAGGGGGCATTCCGGCGAACCCACTGTCAGTTCACGGAGATCACGGACCGAAGAGACCGACGGGCGGCACTCGAGCGGACGAACACGGTCCTCACCACCCTGCTGGAGAACCTCCCGTTCGGGGTGCTCATCGAGGATTCGGATCGGGAGATCATCGGCGTGAACGACGCGCTCGTCGAGATCCTGGGAGGACCGGTCGCTGCCGAGGATCTACTCGGCGAGGACTGTGCGCAGGCCGCCGAGGAGGTCAAGGACCGTTTCGAGCGACCCGACGCGTTCATCGACCGGACGGAGACCCTGCTCGAACGGCGGGAACCGGTCCTGAACGAGACCCTCGAACTGGCGAATGGCGACGTGGTCGAGCGCAGTTACGTCCCCTATACCCTCCCCGAGGGGGACGCGAACTTCTGGATCTACCGCGACGTCAGCGACCGGGTCGAGCGCGAACGGGCGCTCGAGTCTCTCCACCACTCGACCCGGGACCTGCTGGACGCCGACGACCGGACGGATCTCGCCGAGCGAACCGTCGCCGCCGCCAAAGAGACGCTCGGCTATCCGATCAGTGTCGTCCGACTCCGCTCGAAGGAACGCGCAATCCTCGAACCGGTCGCCGTCACCGACGAAGCCCGATCGATGCTCGGCGAGCGCCCCGCCTACCCCGTCGGCGAGGGGACCGCAGGCACTGCCTACGAGCGTGGCGAGTCCCTCGTCATCGACGACCTCGAGGAGTGGGACGACGGCTACGACCGCAACCGCGTCCGCTCGGCGATGTACCTCCCGATCGGCGAGTACGGCGTCCTCGGTATCGGTGACGCGGCGGTCGACGCCTTCGATCGCTCCGACGTCCAGTTGGCGTCGATCCTGGCGATGAACGCCGAAGCCGCGCTCCGTCGGATGGATCGAGAACGTGATCTGCACTATCAGAACGAGCGCCTGGAGGAGTTCGCCAGCATCGTCAGCCACGACCTTCGCAGCCCGCTGAACGTGGCGAGCGGGAGACTCGAGTTGGTGCGCGAAGACTGCGACAGCGACCACCTCGACCACGTGGCGGCGGCACTCTCCCGGATGGAGGAAATCACCGAGAACACGCTGACCCTGGCTCGGCAGGGGAAAACCGTCGGCGAGACCGAACCCGTCGCGGCCGATGCGTTGGTCGAGGAGTGCTGGACGATGGTCGACACCGGTGCCGCGACGCTCGCAGTCGACGACGCGTTCACACTGGAAGCGGATCCGGACCGGGTGCGCCAGCTATTCGAGAACCTGTTCCGCAACGCGGTCGAACACGCCGGAGAGTCGGTGACCGTGCGCATCGGCCGCCTCGGTGATCACGGGTTCTACGTCGAAGACGATGGACCAGGGATTCCAGCAGAGGATCGTGAATCGGTGTTCGAGGCCGGCGTGAGCGGGTCGACCGACGGGACCGGGTTCGGCCTCGCCATCGTTCGACGGATCGCCGAGGCACACGGATGGGACGTCGACGTGACCGATAGCGAGTCAGGAGGGGCCAGATTCGAGTTCTCCGGCGTCGAGGTCGACTGA
- the ileS gene encoding isoleucine--tRNA ligase, producing the protein MTQFDGDVPDQYDPHAVEDRVFAYWDAVDAYEKTKAHREDGEDYFFVDGPPYTSGAAHMGTTWNKALKDAYIRYLRMSGYDVTDRPGYDMHGLPIETKVEEQLGFENKKDIQEFGEENFIEECKAFADEQLDGLQADFKSFGVWMDWDDPYKTVDPEYMEAAWWGFKRAHERGLVDQGKRSINQCPRCETAIANNEVEYEDVSDPSIYVKFPLAERDGYLVIWTTTPWTIPGNTFVAVDGEATYAAVEAEKDGETEVLYVEETLVEDVLKEGRYDDYEVLETVAGEEMVGWTYDHPLAAEVPDHPAFDGAKQVYTADYVEADRTGLVHSAPGHGEVDFERGQELGLEIFSPVAGDGVYTEAAGEYAGEYVRDANEAIMDDLEEKGLLLARGTVQHSYGHCWRCDTPVIQLATDQWFITITDIKDELLENIEDSEWYPQWARDNRFRDFVEEAPDWNVSRQRYWGIPIPIWTPSADSSANGGDETAGGWDGDMDEVIAVGTREELADLVDQDVDPEQVDLHKPTVDDLTITREGTTYTRVEDVFDVWLDSSVASWGTLGYPSDDEAFEDLWPADLIMEAHDQTRGWFWSQLGMGSAALGEVPYEQVLMHGHALAEDGRKMSKSVGNIVEPSEAIDRYGRDVMRLFLLSVTPQGDDMRFSWDEMATMQRDLNILWNAFRFPLPYMEMDGVDPNALSIEDGIATWTQADGSVREMPLERVDRWLLSRLQAVVHDANEGWDDFEQHRALEALLEFLVEDVSRYYIQVVRERMWDEAATDSKLAAYATLVHALREAVVLLAPYAPFVSEEIYQRLTRDEGHPTVHMSDWPTPAETLRDPALEDDIDTLRDIEEAGSHARQLAGRKLRWPVTRVVVDADDEQVVTALERHGDLLAERLNARKVELIDPDGTWGELQYTATADMGVLGPAFGADAQDVMNAINETVVDERNLATFQEAVGAALGEAVELSGDMIEFEAVTPENVAGSEFEGGTIYVDATLTDVVESEGYAREVIRRVQELRKDLDLDLDAEIDLEIVVYDERVGKLVAEHEDLITEEVRADELRDLDDGRREQYEIEGVDVELAIEPVD; encoded by the coding sequence ATGACTCAATTCGACGGCGACGTCCCGGACCAGTACGACCCGCACGCGGTCGAGGATCGCGTGTTCGCGTACTGGGACGCGGTCGACGCCTACGAGAAGACGAAAGCCCACCGCGAGGACGGCGAGGACTACTTCTTCGTGGACGGCCCGCCGTACACCTCCGGTGCGGCACACATGGGGACGACCTGGAACAAGGCGCTCAAGGACGCCTACATCCGGTATCTGCGGATGTCCGGGTACGACGTGACCGACCGACCCGGCTACGACATGCACGGGCTCCCCATCGAGACGAAGGTCGAGGAGCAACTCGGCTTCGAGAACAAGAAGGACATCCAGGAGTTCGGCGAGGAGAACTTCATCGAGGAGTGCAAGGCCTTCGCCGACGAGCAACTCGACGGACTGCAGGCGGACTTCAAATCCTTCGGGGTGTGGATGGACTGGGACGACCCGTACAAGACGGTCGATCCGGAGTACATGGAGGCCGCCTGGTGGGGCTTCAAACGGGCCCACGAACGAGGGCTCGTCGACCAGGGCAAACGCTCTATCAACCAGTGTCCGCGCTGTGAGACGGCTATCGCCAACAACGAGGTCGAGTACGAGGACGTCTCTGACCCCTCTATCTACGTCAAGTTCCCATTGGCGGAGCGGGATGGCTACCTGGTCATCTGGACCACCACGCCCTGGACCATCCCGGGCAATACCTTCGTGGCGGTCGACGGCGAGGCGACGTACGCCGCCGTGGAGGCGGAGAAAGACGGCGAGACGGAGGTCCTCTACGTCGAGGAGACGCTCGTCGAGGACGTTCTGAAGGAGGGTCGTTACGACGATTACGAGGTCCTGGAGACGGTCGCGGGCGAGGAGATGGTGGGCTGGACCTACGACCATCCGCTCGCGGCGGAGGTCCCCGACCACCCGGCCTTCGACGGTGCGAAACAGGTCTACACGGCCGACTACGTGGAGGCCGACCGGACGGGACTCGTCCACTCCGCGCCGGGCCACGGTGAGGTCGACTTCGAGCGTGGTCAGGAACTCGGGCTCGAGATCTTCAGCCCGGTGGCCGGCGACGGCGTCTACACCGAGGCGGCGGGCGAGTACGCCGGCGAGTACGTCCGGGACGCGAACGAGGCCATCATGGACGATCTCGAAGAGAAGGGCCTGCTACTTGCACGCGGGACAGTCCAGCACTCCTACGGACACTGCTGGCGCTGTGATACGCCCGTCATCCAGCTGGCCACCGATCAGTGGTTCATCACCATCACGGACATCAAAGACGAACTGCTCGAGAACATCGAGGACAGCGAGTGGTACCCGCAGTGGGCCCGTGACAACCGCTTTCGCGACTTCGTCGAGGAGGCCCCGGACTGGAACGTCTCCCGCCAGCGGTACTGGGGCATCCCGATTCCGATCTGGACGCCGAGCGCGGACTCGTCCGCGAACGGAGGCGATGAAACCGCCGGAGGCTGGGATGGCGACATGGACGAGGTCATCGCGGTCGGGACCCGCGAGGAACTCGCCGACCTGGTCGACCAGGACGTCGACCCGGAGCAGGTCGACCTCCACAAGCCGACCGTCGACGACCTCACCATCACCCGCGAGGGGACGACGTACACCCGCGTCGAGGACGTCTTCGACGTCTGGCTGGACTCCTCGGTCGCCAGCTGGGGCACCCTCGGCTACCCGAGTGACGACGAGGCATTCGAGGACCTCTGGCCGGCGGACCTCATCATGGAGGCCCACGACCAGACCCGCGGGTGGTTCTGGTCCCAGTTGGGCATGGGCAGCGCAGCGCTCGGGGAGGTCCCCTACGAACAGGTGCTCATGCACGGCCACGCCCTCGCGGAGGACGGCCGGAAGATGTCCAAGTCGGTCGGCAACATCGTCGAGCCGAGCGAGGCCATCGATCGGTACGGCAGAGACGTCATGCGCCTGTTCTTGCTCTCGGTCACCCCGCAGGGCGACGACATGCGCTTCTCGTGGGACGAGATGGCCACGATGCAGCGTGACCTGAACATCCTCTGGAACGCGTTCCGCTTCCCGCTGCCGTACATGGAGATGGACGGCGTCGACCCGAACGCGCTCTCCATCGAGGACGGCATCGCCACCTGGACGCAGGCGGACGGCTCCGTCCGCGAGATGCCCCTCGAACGCGTCGATCGGTGGCTCCTCTCGCGCCTCCAGGCCGTCGTCCACGACGCGAACGAAGGATGGGACGATTTCGAACAGCACCGGGCCCTCGAAGCCCTCCTCGAATTCCTCGTCGAGGACGTCTCCAGGTACTACATTCAGGTCGTGCGCGAACGAATGTGGGACGAGGCGGCCACCGACTCGAAACTCGCCGCCTACGCCACCCTCGTCCACGCGCTCCGCGAGGCAGTCGTCCTGCTGGCGCCCTACGCACCGTTCGTCAGCGAGGAGATCTACCAGCGACTGACCCGCGACGAGGGCCATCCGACGGTCCACATGTCCGACTGGCCGACGCCTGCGGAGACCCTCCGGGACCCCGCTCTCGAGGACGACATCGACACCCTGCGCGACATCGAGGAGGCGGGTTCACACGCCCGGCAACTGGCCGGCCGCAAACTCCGCTGGCCCGTCACCCGCGTCGTCGTCGACGCCGACGACGAGCAGGTCGTGACCGCCCTGGAGCGCCACGGCGACCTGCTCGCGGAGCGACTCAATGCCCGCAAGGTCGAACTGATCGACCCCGACGGGACCTGGGGGGAACTCCAGTACACCGCGACCGCCGACATGGGCGTCCTGGGCCCCGCGTTCGGCGCCGACGCCCAGGACGTCATGAACGCCATCAACGAGACCGTCGTCGACGAGCGTAACCTCGCCACCTTCCAGGAGGCCGTCGGCGCGGCACTCGGCGAGGCCGTCGAACTGTCGGGCGACATGATCGAGTTCGAGGCCGTCACGCCTGAGAACGTCGCTGGCTCGGAGTTCGAGGGTGGCACCATCTACGTCGATGCCACCCTGACCGACGTCGTCGAGAGCGAGGGCTACGCACGGGAAGTCATCCGCCGCGTCCAGGAGCTGCGCAAGGACCTCGACCTGGACCTCGACGCCGAGATCGACCTCGAGATCGTCGTCTACGACGAACGCGTCGGGAAACTCGTCGCCGAACACGAGGACCTCATCACGGAGGAGGTCCGGGCCGACGAACTTCGAGACCTCGACGACGGCCGCCGCGAACAGTACGAGATCGAGGGCGTCGACGTCGAACTCGCGATCGAACCGGTCGACTGA
- the glmM gene encoding phosphoglucosamine mutase has product MKVFGSSGTRGVANEELTPSFVLRVALAAGTVWDADRVAVARDTRTTGRMLSNAATSGLQSVGMDVDRLGVVPTPGLQSYCEAEGVPGVMITASHNPPEYNGVKLIGADGVELSVAAIERVEEPFLSESAEAVSWAATGTDLEVQGANRRYIADLLESVDRERIADAELTVALDPGHGAGALTSPEFFRRLGCDVVTVNAQADGHFPGRDPEPVAENLEDLGRLVRAADADVGIAHDGDADRAIFFDETGTYIEGDATLAALAEAGLSPGDTTVSAVNVSQRLVDVADRVGADLELTPIGSTRIMTRIRELREAGESVPVAGEGNGGVIFPSYRVNRDGAYTAARFLELLAEDPASAVVAPYGGYDNVRVNVEYDTTRERDRLVAAAADYAESATDAEVTTIDGYRLDYGDAWVLARPSGTEPVVRIYAEATDRARAETLVGEFEDRLQNALASAGEL; this is encoded by the coding sequence ATGAAAGTATTCGGGTCGAGCGGCACCCGGGGCGTGGCGAACGAGGAGTTGACGCCCTCGTTCGTCCTGCGCGTGGCACTGGCTGCGGGGACCGTCTGGGACGCGGACCGCGTCGCCGTCGCTCGCGACACCCGGACGACGGGGCGGATGCTGTCGAACGCCGCCACCAGCGGCCTGCAGAGCGTGGGGATGGACGTCGACCGCCTGGGCGTCGTCCCGACGCCGGGACTGCAGTCGTACTGCGAGGCCGAGGGCGTGCCCGGCGTCATGATCACCGCCTCGCACAACCCGCCCGAATACAACGGCGTGAAGCTGATCGGCGCCGACGGCGTCGAACTCTCGGTCGCGGCCATCGAACGCGTCGAGGAGCCGTTCCTCTCGGAGTCCGCCGAAGCCGTTTCGTGGGCGGCGACGGGGACGGACCTCGAGGTACAGGGAGCCAACCGACGCTACATCGCCGACCTCCTCGAATCGGTCGACCGAGAGCGCATCGCCGATGCCGAGTTGACCGTCGCCCTCGACCCCGGCCACGGCGCCGGCGCGCTGACGAGTCCCGAGTTCTTCCGCCGCCTGGGCTGCGACGTGGTCACCGTCAACGCACAGGCCGACGGTCACTTCCCGGGTCGCGATCCCGAACCAGTCGCCGAGAACCTCGAGGATCTGGGCCGCTTGGTCCGGGCAGCCGACGCCGACGTCGGTATCGCCCACGACGGCGACGCCGACCGTGCCATCTTCTTCGACGAGACCGGCACCTACATCGAGGGCGACGCCACTCTGGCGGCCCTGGCGGAGGCGGGACTCTCCCCAGGCGACACCACCGTCTCCGCGGTCAACGTCTCCCAGCGGCTGGTCGACGTGGCCGACCGCGTCGGGGCCGACCTCGAGTTGACGCCGATCGGGAGCACCCGGATCATGACTCGCATCCGGGAACTGCGCGAGGCTGGCGAGAGCGTTCCCGTGGCTGGCGAGGGCAACGGCGGGGTCATCTTCCCGTCGTATCGGGTGAACCGTGACGGTGCGTACACGGCCGCCAGGTTCCTGGAACTGCTCGCCGAAGACCCCGCGAGTGCGGTGGTCGCCCCCTACGGAGGGTACGACAACGTTCGCGTGAACGTGGAGTACGATACCACTCGCGAACGCGATCGGCTGGTGGCGGCCGCGGCGGACTACGCCGAGTCGGCCACCGACGCCGAGGTCACGACCATCGACGGCTACCGTCTCGATTACGGCGACGCCTGGGTGCTGGCGCGGCCCAGCGGTACCGAACCGGTGGTCCGTATCTACGCCGAGGCGACCGACCGTGCGCGGGCGGAGACACTCGTCGGCGAGTTCGAGGACCGTCTCCAGAACGCGCTCGCGAGTGCGGGAGAACTGTAG
- a CDS encoding TIGR00266 family protein: MDYAFTHQPSYTHLVVDLDPGETVRAEPGAMVSHSAAIDVSASTSRDGILKSAKSLFGGESVFAAEFTAEDEPGRVTLAPGVPGDVQHHDLAGGKLYAVDGAFLASGPDIDIDAEFGGLKSVLAGASVTPLALSGTGPVFLDAFGGIEQVDLADGERYIVDNDHVVAWEETVDFDATLAGGITAAALSGEGLVMEFSGPGSVWYQTRGREAFVEAIADLLPDRNGGE, from the coding sequence ATGGACTACGCATTCACCCACCAGCCCTCGTACACCCACCTCGTCGTCGACCTCGACCCGGGCGAGACCGTCCGGGCCGAACCCGGCGCGATGGTCAGTCACTCCGCCGCAATCGACGTCTCGGCGTCGACGAGTCGCGACGGCATCCTCAAATCCGCGAAATCCCTCTTCGGTGGCGAGTCCGTCTTCGCCGCCGAGTTCACCGCCGAAGACGAACCGGGGCGTGTGACCCTCGCACCTGGCGTCCCCGGCGACGTCCAGCACCACGACCTCGCCGGCGGGAAACTCTACGCGGTCGACGGCGCGTTCCTGGCCTCCGGCCCCGATATCGACATCGACGCCGAGTTCGGCGGTCTCAAGTCCGTCCTGGCCGGCGCGAGTGTCACGCCACTCGCCCTCTCCGGCACCGGCCCGGTGTTCCTCGACGCCTTCGGCGGCATCGAACAGGTCGACCTGGCCGACGGGGAGCGCTACATCGTCGACAACGACCACGTGGTCGCCTGGGAGGAGACGGTCGATTTCGACGCAACCCTGGCCGGCGGCATCACCGCGGCGGCCCTCAGCGGCGAAGGGCTCGTGATGGAGTTCTCGGGCCCGGGGTCAGTATGGTATCAGACGCGCGGGCGCGAGGCGTTCGTCGAGGCCATCGCCGACCTGTTGCCCGACCGGAACGGTGGAGAGTAG
- a CDS encoding PGF-CTERM sorting domain-containing protein, with product MANASLALVVVTVLIAGVGPVAAQDRQTDPAVVVDLDESGTADVTVVMTFDLTADAEREAFATLRTDEAALADLETRFADRMDATASATADRVDRDVVARDASVTLDTVDGGDTGIATLSVTMENLAGVDDGQLTLTEPFASGFTADRPLVVHPPNGYTLGSGDPAPTGQSTDTLTWGADTTFDGFELVLEAEDGETATATPGFGILAGAVALTGTALLGRQRRH from the coding sequence TTGGCGAATGCATCCCTCGCCCTCGTCGTCGTCACGGTCCTGATCGCCGGAGTCGGCCCGGTCGCAGCGCAGGACCGACAGACGGACCCCGCCGTCGTCGTCGACCTCGACGAGAGCGGAACCGCTGACGTGACCGTCGTGATGACATTCGACCTCACCGCGGACGCCGAACGCGAGGCCTTCGCGACGCTCCGGACGGACGAGGCGGCACTCGCCGACCTCGAGACGCGCTTTGCAGACCGGATGGACGCCACCGCCAGCGCGACCGCTGACCGGGTTGACCGCGACGTCGTCGCCCGCGACGCCAGCGTCACGCTCGACACCGTCGACGGGGGCGACACCGGCATCGCCACCCTCTCGGTCACCATGGAGAATCTCGCGGGAGTCGACGACGGGCAACTCACCCTGACCGAACCGTTCGCCAGCGGGTTCACAGCGGACCGGCCCCTCGTCGTCCACCCACCGAATGGGTACACCCTCGGGAGCGGGGACCCCGCCCCGACGGGCCAGAGCACCGACACGCTGACCTGGGGTGCGGACACGACGTTCGATGGGTTCGAACTCGTGCTCGAGGCCGAGGATGGCGAGACCGCAACCGCGACGCCGGGCTTCGGTATCCTCGCGGGGGCCGTTGCACTGACCGGCACCGCGCTGCTGGGCCGCCAGCGCCGCCACTGA